ACCGGAAATCTTTCTGCAAGGAGATGCTTGCAATGCCAAACACATCCCTCGCTTGTTTTGTTCATTGGCGAGTTGGTCGGGCAACCCAGTCGACCCACAAGGTGGTCCCTGTATTGCCGACCTCCCACCCATTATCCCCAAGCTCATCCCCCATCATCATACGTCCCCAAACGCTTCGAAATCGCGTTTACTTGGCGAGCTCTACACCTGACGTGGCTCCGAGGGATTTTTTGACATCGCCTGCGTGTTTCATGCGTTAGATCAGGTGCTACTACTGGTGTTGAGATGGGAATAGGTGCTAGAAGAATCCGGGTTAAGGGTGATGCTTCGGGCCGCGCGCAACGACAACCCGACACCCTCCAGGATTCCCAATACCACCACAAGCCCATCTCGCTGGCGAGAATAAGGACGAACTTACCATAGATGGCGAACTGGAAGGCAGTAAGGGTGCCGACCATGAAGAGACGGGCACCGATACCGGTGTAAGAGCCCTTGAGGCCGAGCTCCTTGGCGATCTTGACGAGACGAGAGGTGGTGGACTCGCCGGGAGCACCGGGGGTCTGGGAGTGAAGCACGTTAGCATAGTCCGGCTGGGTATTGGATTGTCTGGCATAGTTACCTTGTTGATCTTGGAGAGCATGGTATCGGCGGGCTGGGAGACGATGGCAGCGGCGAAACCGGCAATGAGACCGGAGCCAAGGTTGACGGCGGTCTGGGCAGAGTCGGACATATCCTTCTTGGGGTAGACGCTGTAGACGGCCTCGGCGACCTTCTCGTAGACGACGAACTTGGACATGGTGTAGGGGATcctggaagaaaaaaagcacGGTTAGGGGCATGTCATGATGACCGGAACATGGGCAACATGGCGACTTACTGCTTGAAGAGAATGGGTCCGAAGCCGGCGTAGAAAGCGCCGATACCCTCGTTCTTCAGCATCTTGCCGAAGCCGCTGATGAGGCCGCTGGCATAGGTGGGCTGGGAGACGAGACGGATACGGGTAGCCTCGAGGGGGCAGAGGGCAATGTCGGCAAAGAActcggcagcggcggagGAAGCGAGGTAGACGGCAGTGCGGTTGTTGGTGGCGGTCTCAAGGCCGAGCAAGTTGATGCTCTGCTGCTTGAAGAACTCGTAACCACCGAACTTGAAGGCACCCTGGAGGAAGTAACCAGCAAAGGTAGGGCCGACACCGGTCAGGAGGGCACCGGCACCCTCGTTCTGGACGACCTTCTTGAAGCCACCGATCATGCCATTGTTGTAGGTGACGGGGTCGAGCTGAATGCGAGTCTTGACGCTGTTGTTATGCAGACGTGTCAGCAGCGCGATTCGTGATATCTACGAGACAGAGGCACTGGGCTGCGAATTCAATGCGCCCAATGCCATGACAGTGTATACAGAAGCTGAAGGCGGGACAACATACACATCGACAGGGGTGAGGGCACCGTGGGTGACGGAGCAGCAGATGGCACCAGCAAGAGCGAATCTGCCGTAGAGGCTGGCAGCGCTCATCtcgggagcagcagcagccttaGCCTTCTCGACGACGGCGTCGACCTTGGGGGTAGAGGGGGCCATTTTGGATATCTGGGTTTGGACGACAAACAAAGACTGAGTGGAGATGGGTTGACGGGGAGAAAAGAGGGCAAAAAGAGCAATCGGGCGGGAAAGTCGTTCGCGACGGAGGTTGGCGATTGAGCCTTTTTGGAGAGTGGAGGTGGACACGGAGGCACGGGAGGGTGGAAAGGCCGGCGCTGCGGAAAAACAATCAGAAGACGCCAGCCGAAAAAAATTGGTCCGGTAATTCCCGGGTCAGGTATTGGCCAAGTACCGGTCCGCAGCGGTCTTTGTACCCTTCTATTCCATGCCCCGGCCGATGTGGTGCTCCATAGCGTCCACCAGCCAGGGCAACAGGGCCGAAAGTGTTTGAGAGAGACCCACGAGACGTCACAGCGCAGACGATTTTACACTAGGGCGACTTCGGAGTTAACGTTAACGACAAAAGGCACAATCCCATCCATGACCTTGGAGCCAGTCCAGGACCGGGTACATACGCCGTCCAGGTGCGGTGAACCTGTCCACTGCCGCGAGTGGTGTACAAGACAATttaaaggtagaggtaacaAAGGTAGGGTACGCGAGAAGAAGTGTGCATATTGTTGTGTAAAGGATGACAACAGAGAGAACCTCCCTTGAGTGTACATCTTACCGCATGTAATTTTACGCCGATTGTTGCTTGTCGGGAAGTGTTTGTGACATGGCAGGATCCCCCAATTCATGCAGCCAACCTAGCAATACAGGGAACCTTCATCAGGTTGTCTACGCTCAGCC
The Neurospora crassa OR74A linkage group II, whole genome shotgun sequence DNA segment above includes these coding regions:
- a CDS encoding mitochondrial phosphate carrier protein — translated: MAPSTPKVDAVVEKAKAAAAPEMSAASLYGRFALAGAICCSVTHGALTPVDVVKTRIQLDPVTYNNGMIGGFKKVVQNEGAGALLTGVGPTFAGYFLQGAFKFGGYEFFKQQSINLLGLETATNNRTAVYLASSAAAEFFADIALCPLEATRIRLVSQPTYASGLISGFGKMLKNEGIGAFYAGFGPILFKQIPYTMSKFVVYEKVAEAVYSVYPKKDMSDSAQTAVNLGSGLIAGFAAAIVSQPADTMLSKINKTPGAPGESTTSRLVKIAKELGLKGSYTGIGARLFMVGTLTAFQFAIYGDVKKSLGATSGVELAK